ACTATTACGTCGCGCCGCTCGGAATCGCCCTGCGGGCCGCGCTGCCTTCGGTCCTCACCGACGTCTCGAGGGACTACTTGACCGTGCTGGCGGCGCCTTCCGGCGAGATGCGAGCTCGAGAGCAGCGCGTCATGGACGCGCTGCTCTCGAAAGCGGGCCCACAGCGCGTTCGCACTCTTCGCCGGGATCTGAAGATGGGCTCGATTTGGCCGGAGATCCGGTCGCTCGAGGCGAAAGGGATGGTCGGTCACGAGACCGTGCCCCCGCCGCCGCCACCGGTGAAGACGCACAAAGTCGCGCGCATCATCCAGGGGCTCGGCACGCTTGCTGCCCGCGAGCAGGCGTTCGGGCGCGCGGGACGACAGCGGGAGGCGTTCGAGTTGCTCGAGGCTTCGGGAGGAGCTTCGGAGCTGGCGCACCTCACGGGAGAGCAGGGCTTCAGCCGAGGAGTGATAAGTGGGCTCGTATCGAAGGGACTCGTCGGCCTCTTCGACGAAGAGGAATTCAGGGACCCCTTCGCCGACAGGCCCCCGCAGACACCGCCGTCTCTGGTGCCGACCGTCCATCAGCAGGTTGCGCTGGACGCGCTTATCGGCGGACTCGACGAGAAGAGCCCTGCGCCGTTCCTGCTTCACGGCATCACCGGCTCCGGAAAGACGCTCGTGTACATCGAGCTCCTCCGCGAGGCGCTGGCGCGGGGACGGTCCGCCATCGTGCTCGTGCCCGAGATCTCGCTCACACCGCAGACGGTCTCGCGTTTCCGGGCCCACTTCGGGGACGAGGTCGCCGTGCTGCACTCCGGTCTCTCGGACGGGGAGCGGTACGATGCGTGGCGGCTGCTGCGCAGTGGCGAGCGAAGCGTCGCGGTCGGCGCCCGCTCGGCGCTGTTCGCGCCACTCGAGAACCTGGGCGTGATCGTCGTCGACGAGGAGCACGACGGCAGCTACAAGCAATCAGAAGCGCCGCGCTACCTCGCGCGGGACCTGGCGGTGGTGAGAGCACGCGCGCACGGTGCCGTCTGCGTACTGGGCAGCGCGACTCCGTCGCTGGAGAGCTGGCACAACGCCAAGCGAGGCAAGTTCCGGCACCTCGTCCTGCCGGAGCGTGTCGGCGGTGCCAAGCTGCCTGAGGTCCGCGTGGTCGACCTGCGGAAGGGTCGGGACACTCACACGGGCCCCGCCAAGCGCCGGTCACGCGGCGCCGGTGTGCTTTCCGAAGAACTCGTGGCTGCCATCGACGCGCGCCTGAGCAAGCACGAACAGGTCATCCTGCTGCTCAACCGGCGGGGCTACTCGTCGTTCATCCAGTGCCGCGAGTGCGGCGAAGTGGAACAGTGCGAGAACTGCTCGATCTCGCTCACGTACCACCGCGTGAAGCGGCGCATCGTATGTCATCACTGCCGGTTTGAGACGCCCGCACCGGCCCGCTGCCCCCGCTGCGGCTCGCAGGACCTCTCGTACCGGGGTCTCGGTACCGAGCAGGTCGAGCGCGTCACCGCCGAGACCTTTCCCGACGCGCGTATCGTGCGCATGGACGTGGACACGACCTCTGGAAAGTGGGCTCACCAGCGCATCCTCGACCGCGTCGAGCGGGGCGAAGTCGACATCCTGCTCGGGACGCAGATGATCGCCAAGGGACTCGACTTCCCTCGCGTCACCCTGGTGGGAGTCGTGAACGCAGATGTCGGCATTCATCTGCCGGACTTCCGCGCGAGCGAGCGGACGTTTCAGCTTCTGAGCCAGGTCGCCGGGCGAGCAGGGCGGGGGAAGTTGGGTGGCGACGTCCTGATCCAGACCTCCCTGCCCGACCACTACGCGGTCCGCGCTGCGGTGGCTCATGACTTCGAAGGCTTCGCGACCCGAGAGCTCGCGGAACGAGAACGACCTCAGTATCCGCCACATGTGCGCCTCGCGAACGTCATCGTCAGTAGCCCCGATCAGGGACTCGCGGCGACGGCGGCCGAGCGCGCGGCCACGTGGATGCGTAGTTGGCTGTCGCGTCGTTCCCGTAAGGGAGGAGGAGTCGTAGAGCTAGTCGGTCCGGCACCCGCACCCATTGAGCGGCTGCACAGTCGGTGGCGCTGGCACTTCCTCCTGCGCAGCGGTTCACCCGCGGCATTGGGAGCCGCGGCCCGAGCGCTCATCCGTGGATATTCACTCCCAGCCGGAGACGTACGGCTGGCGCTCGATCGAGACCCCGTAGCGCTGCTCTGAACGCCCGCCGTT
This portion of the Gemmatimonadota bacterium genome encodes:
- the priA gene encoding primosomal protein N'; this translates as MSPSQYRVDVALPLPIHRTFTYRVDADRAPAPGTRVLVPFRRDERIGWVVGEGSSEDIKGIRSVRTVLDEHPTVPADLLELCRWMADYYVAPLGIALRAALPSVLTDVSRDYLTVLAAPSGEMRAREQRVMDALLSKAGPQRVRTLRRDLKMGSIWPEIRSLEAKGMVGHETVPPPPPPVKTHKVARIIQGLGTLAAREQAFGRAGRQREAFELLEASGGASELAHLTGEQGFSRGVISGLVSKGLVGLFDEEEFRDPFADRPPQTPPSLVPTVHQQVALDALIGGLDEKSPAPFLLHGITGSGKTLVYIELLREALARGRSAIVLVPEISLTPQTVSRFRAHFGDEVAVLHSGLSDGERYDAWRLLRSGERSVAVGARSALFAPLENLGVIVVDEEHDGSYKQSEAPRYLARDLAVVRARAHGAVCVLGSATPSLESWHNAKRGKFRHLVLPERVGGAKLPEVRVVDLRKGRDTHTGPAKRRSRGAGVLSEELVAAIDARLSKHEQVILLLNRRGYSSFIQCRECGEVEQCENCSISLTYHRVKRRIVCHHCRFETPAPARCPRCGSQDLSYRGLGTEQVERVTAETFPDARIVRMDVDTTSGKWAHQRILDRVERGEVDILLGTQMIAKGLDFPRVTLVGVVNADVGIHLPDFRASERTFQLLSQVAGRAGRGKLGGDVLIQTSLPDHYAVRAAVAHDFEGFATRELAERERPQYPPHVRLANVIVSSPDQGLAATAAERAATWMRSWLSRRSRKGGGVVELVGPAPAPIERLHSRWRWHFLLRSGSPAALGAAARALIRGYSLPAGDVRLALDRDPVALL